The genome window ATTGATCTGTCTTAAGGAGCCAGAAGCCTTCCGTCTATCTGATCCctttttattctcctttttatgttttcttaaattttttTTGAGTCTTtctctaatttatttttatagtattttatttatacaagtCAATATCAGTTGCACAACGtcttaatattattattattattattattattaacaataataataacaataatcacaATCATAATAGGATATTAATGAATTCAGGAGCtgcctataaataaatatgacatgTCAGAGATCGCATTTCAATTGCTTCCACATCGCAGCAGAACTCACGGGTCTTTGATTTACAGTATTCAAAGCTGTTCTTTGTTGCACATAGTTATGAGCAGAAGGGGTGATAAGATTAAGTCTAATCTAGTGTGCAGCAAATCTTTTATCCAACGGAGCGCTCGCAGAGGAGCCGCCTTTAGTCTGGGGAATAGCGACACCTGCTGGTGGAGACTAAGAGCCCCCTGCTGATCTGGTTCTGTGTTtacaagaagaggaaaaagagtaAACAGGGGTGAAAgggttttcatttcaaatgaaagcaaatcatCACAATAACCAGAGTGTTTTAGTTGTGGTTGGTTTGTTTCCGTAGCAAGACGAAAGAGTTTAGTATCATTTTATAGGTTGATCCccacaattaaacaaaataagataAGTACAGTAGAACAATGATTTGTATACAAGGCTTTGTAATTTAATACATCCCTGGATTTATATCAACTTACTGGTGACTTTGAAAATTCAATCTACatacacaataacaataacaaatacaaGGAAGTACTATGTAACTTTATATATACATAGAGGCATAGTGgcaacttttatttaattgtcaAATGATTTATGAAATACAAGTGTTATTGCAGAATATGGCATCTATATAGTATTGACACAGTGGCTGCATTGGTGTCATATTGTTACTGCACAGATTGTTCATTATCATCCATGACAGTTCAACAATTTACgatttctaataataattattattattatgtaccTTTATCAGATCCTGTTTTTCCTTTACACTCCTCGCTATCAGAGGGATAAGCAAGCAAAAGGGAGAGACCgagcagagagtgagaaagagcgATAAAAGGTGGCAGGCACCCAAGATGAAAGCACCATAATTAATAACAGGACAATGTGAGGCTGAGGCAGGACAGCCACATGTTATTGTATCTATACTGTCTTAAAAGATTAAATCCAGATACTTTGTGCTGTGCACCAGTGCTGTGTGGAGTAGTGGAAAAAGTGCATGAATTGATTGGTATTTGAAATAAGGTATTCTTAAGagtgaaatgtaaaagtataGGCTGTGATGTATGATCCCATCCATGTCGGTATGACATCAAAATAGAAATGTTACTGTGGTCATTTGTATCCTGGCTTGTTAATTTGTAACAATCAGAATATGTGGctcacaaaatggaaaaaaatcacaaatacaaaataccaAATctattacttaaaaaaaatgcaCCTAGTTAAATTTTACATGTGACTATACAGTAAGTTGACTCGCTCTGACTGAACAAAAGGGCAAAAGTCCAAAGTTTGTTTTGAATGCTGCAGCAAACTGTTACAAATCTGAAAAGTCCCTGCAGATAAATGACTTCATTTTCCCACATCTATGTCAAAAAGTCATTATTTACATTAGTAGTCTCCCTATTtcaaacacacctacacacacaaacacacacagctttattGATTCTCCAGATTGAATGGCTGCAAGCCAGTGCTGAAGTCTGACAGTTTCTATCTCAGACAGCTGAGTCAGCAGCTGCTGACGGTAATAGCTGTACATCTTCACACCCCCTCATCTCCTCTGTGTTCATTTCCTACCACCGATACAAACTAGAAGCACACGTGACAGAGAGCTAGCGAGCAAGCACCGTGGAGCACGCAGAGCCCCAGTCATGCAGAAACAGCTTCCTTACCGCTCTCTGTTTGTTCAGCTTTAGCTTTATCTCAGCTGCCACACAAAGGACTTATGGGAATGGAAGTATGTTTCACAAAAGCTGAAGATGTCGTGGTGCTGAGCTCACCCAGTGCGGGATTTCCAGTGGGTGAAGTCCAGAGATCGTGTGATGAGATGAGTGtcatgaaaaggaaaaataggAAGTGTGctgaaagctttttttattaGCAGTCATGAGAACACACACGACTAGAGTCTGACGTCAGGAGTTATAtacaaactgaagaagaaatataGATATCACGTGAACACATCTCTTGAGTTTTATCCCTTTTCAGATTACAGTCAATCAGCTCGCTGCAATCATACAGGTGCTACACACATGTCTGTATCTCAAAATTGCAGCAGAACCTTATTTACTAGTGGGAAACGTGGAAATCAGTATAAAGTGAAGGCAATATTAGTCACATTTCTACTCAAAGAGGAGCAAAGAGGACTTTTCTCAGCATCAATTTATGGCTGGGTTGGTGGTTTGCTTCACAGAAACTGGATCATACCATGAGAGATGATCAGCACAATACGCTTTAATAACTGAGACATAGAAAACAACGTTATCACAAATATAGGATTCGCTGATACAAGAATTTAAAGTAGTGTGAAAAAGCTGTGTAGTAGACATCTCAGAGGATGAGGAGATGGCTTCTCGAGTCAGCTTCTCATCTCTGGCTAAAAAGAATTTCAATGTGGTCTCAGCAGATTTTTATACCCCaccataaatatattttttaactatttttgCTGCATCAGTTCGTTCCCCATGCAGGAGGCATTGGCAATGACCGGAGGCCCCAAGTTCCTCCGAGTTCAGCGTTTATTGCTTGCATATATTTTTTATCACATACTGCTTTATTGGTTGTCTTAAATCTCTCAGAGTTCCTCTTTGTTTATGGCTTTGTGTTATTGGTTCCTTGCTACATTGGTGCGTTTCCAATAATAAAATCTCTCTCGTTGTCTCCTGTCTGGTTATGTCTTAGAAATATGCTCAGTAACTGAGTGTCCAGATCTGGTATCTGTCATCTCAGTCTTCTACTGACCTCAGCATACTGCATATAGCTTGGTTTTGGCCATCAATTATTTTAGTACTTCCACCTATGTTTGTGAAATGTCAATATGCcttctgtgaaaataaaaaccctGTAGTATTTAAGAGTTAGTGGTGTGTTCAATGGGAAAATCTTGCGATGGACATGCTGTAACCATTCAGCTACCAAGGAACTCCCAACAGACCAAGGTTAGACATCAAAGGGAGAgcttttctgcttcatttgatTCACTTTCTTCCATCCCATTGAACTTTAATTTGCCCTTCAAACTACTTCGCAGCATAATGTTTAGCGCAGGCTGCTGTTTCTAAGTGGCTGTGTTTAATAAGTTaatcattttctctttgcatAAGTCAACTGCTAATTTACATATTGAGTCTTCCTGTTCAGAATCTGTTATATTTACCTCTTTGCGATCAAAGCACACCCACACATTTACCAGACGAGGTTTAGTGctaacttgtgtttttattgccCTCTGTCAAATAGTAGTTACAGCGTATTTTACAGAAAACCTCTCGACATTTCACGACATTAGAGACGTCTTGAATTAATCTTAACCGCACGAAAGGATGAAAGTCAACTGCTCCACACTTTCCTGTGTACACTCTGCTAAAGTAAAACACCTTTCCAAAAACATCCAAGGTTACTTTGATTACAAGTTTGTactaaaataaactgttcaTAAAATGATTTACACGACACAATGATATCTGATCATTTCTGGttcaacaaaaatatttcaaaagcaAATGCAATTCACATAATCACAACTTGCAATATTTTAGTGGACAAGAGCAAAAACTTGTTTTCAGAAAACCACTTTTACAAATTATGTCAATGTATTTTTCTGCAATTATGAGAAAGAAAAGTCCTCAGTGACACATAGTCGCTCTCCTCTTTACtgtttaaaatcattaaaaatggctaaggaataaaagaaatactctattctgtgtaaaaaataacatattgaaaccaaaacaattttaaatgCAACCCAGGTATTATGGAAAACCTGTGGCATTTGATTTGGCAGGGATTCAAAATGTGATAAAACTTACTAAATAAGTATAATTCCCAAGCAAGATAGCTTATACAACAATTATTCTTAATTATTCTATTATTCataaccatttaaaaaaatcaatagcaGATAATCAGAGACACCTATGAAAGTGGGGAAGTACTGAAAGGGGGCAGGatgctgtttaaaatacaacagtttCACAAACTAAGTACAGGTGTACAGTCACACCGAAATAAGTGGCAATGCTTCTTAAAAGAACATCTTTCAAAAACCATTCAATTTTCTTATTGTGTGtcatttttacacagaaacaagaaacaaactgtACAGAGGCAAAGAGAAATCATCGCCAAATCCTCCATCCCAACATGATATCATAGTCAAACAGAGACGGGCAGAAGATGATCAATCTCTTCACATAGGTGATGCTACATCCATGTCCAAAGTGAGTGAATCTGTGGGACAAATCCAGGTACAAGCAATTAACATTCCAGCCCGAGCTTGACATGCAGATGTGGTGATGGGTTAGggtaagtaagtaagtattcAAGTGTAGATGACTCACCCAAATGTCCCGGATTAGCTTCAGCTTCATTGTGCATCAGAGAGTCAAGGGTGCGGGGTGACATTGGGAACAGGTCACTGGTGTTTCCAGAGTTggtgctgtgaaaaaaaatgaacaaacaaacaaagaagcagGACAAATGTCCACTGATGATCATACACTCACTTAAACATGTGTGTTAGTCAAAATATCTGTTTAGCTACTGTAAAAGCAATGTTGTTATCCCATAAGACAACAGCCCACTAGTAACTAGAGcacatcagtgttttgtcttcttcacacagaccacagagctatcccacataaaaaaaaaaggctgattcAGCTGCACCCCTGATACAGACACCCAGTGGTTAATGAGTGAAAACATTACCCCATGAGTCTCGACGTCCAAGTTAAATTAGcatttgtgtcactgtgcaaAATAATTCCCCAAACAAGAGGGCAGAGCAAAGATACATAGatagaaaatattgaaatacCAAAATGcattacacattaaataaactGGGCAGATATTGAGATGTTCCATCCTGTTTCCTGCCTTTATTTGAGGAGGCACTATGCACACTGACACAAGAAGCTGTTATGTTACACATGGATTTGATGTTAACGAGAGCCGTTTTAAAAAGCCAACTAACATCATAACTGATGCTGGTTAGCACAGTGGAGGGAGTGGATCGAACAGGTCAATTTCTTCAAGCTTTAAGTGCAGTTAGTTTGTTCAATATGACATTATGGAATGTATTTAGGAAATACGTCATCAATAATCAGTTATACTGCTATTATCTGAATCGTTTATGACTTTTcatcaaacaataaaatagtCTGGACAGTTCAAACCATGCATGGCTTTGAGTTATGACAGAAATGTCtgggaaaatgtgtgtgatcTAAACCACATGACAGACGGGTGAATGGCAGGGAGGTGATCTTGTTTTAGGACCAGGATAAGTGCCTGTGAGTTAGAAGCATGATTAGGAACTACGTAGGTAGGAGGGCTAGTGCTACACCAATACACCGGAAACCCATTaatcacacatacagacaaagGGACAAGATGCACACACAACCCTACATGCCACCTTTTCCCCCCCGAGCGCCTACCCTGGGAATCCGTTCCCAAGCAGCTCACTGTCCGGCAAGTCCATGAACACGGAGGGACACCTACGGAGACAGGTCAGGATCTCACTGAGCATACCTCACAACCCATCAAACCCACTACCAACCAAAGCACTCACGGGTGACTGGCCTTGCACCTTGCACATGCAGTCTTATACAGTTAGGTTGTTGCTGCTCAGTTTTCAAATCCACTAACTGAATCCTTTCACCTCCCTTATCAGATGTGTAAAATTACCACAATAAACTATTTTGTGTGATAAAAGCTACAACTAGCTTTTTCTAAACACATTACTAATAACAtgtatttcatcattttaatggtAATTTAAGTGCCAGACCAATCACCAGACAAATATGACATCAACACTGAGCTGAGGGATTGTAGGGCTTTCACCGCACACAGTACAGCATGTTATCACTGTTCAGTGATATCAAGTAACACTGTCCTCCCTCATTAGGAGCTGTGTTTACTGCCCCCCTTATTAGGAGCTGTGTTCCAGCTGAACAAGTGAAAAAATACAGCACAGACTGTTAATTCTACTTAATGTTACATGAGGATGAACTCGTTGTGTCACAGAATGTAAAGGGTCACTTTTTATGGTGCAccacagaaaaaatatttagacAATGTGTCACAAATTTGAgttaaacagagaaagaaaaatttGATAAGGGAGTCATTTGGTCATAAAGATAAACAAATCTTGATGCTTTACAACGTAGGACCCAATTGGAAAACGTATCTTAACTTTAAATGTTACTACAACCAAAACACGCATAGCAACACAAGATTagtacatagacacacacacacacacacacacacacacactatgctCTTCATTTGAAGGAGGCCTGTTAGAGAGTAAACTAcggtttttattatttttatgtgacTGTAGGCCTGATGGACAGAAAGACAACTGTTGCACATGGTGATTTGCATATTGAGCATGGAAATGAATTCCCCTCAATAGTCCTAAATGAGGACAAACTTGATGCCAGGTGTGAACTACACTGTCTAAACTGAATCTGCATGTAAGTGGATTTCCAATAGTTGGTCTGATCAAGGCGATGGTTCCTCCAAACTCAGTGGTGACTCACTCAGAGTGAAAAcaactctcttctcttttctttgaaaATTTGGCAACACTTgccatagtaaaaaaaaaagaataaaaaagaggaagtatAGAATTTTGTGAGTGAGAACATTGAGTCTCTAGCCTTTGTTAAAGGAAACATTAACACCAAATAATAAGCACTAAAATAAGTGGAAGTCACTGGATGGCATTCCTGTAAACAGGGATATCTTTAAAATAAGGAACAAGTGGCAGATACTTACGGGGTGACACAGATGAACTTTGTCTTCAAGTATGGCTGAATAGCTGTTGGGGGGGGGAGAAGAGTAATCACTTACCACTAATAATATTAACCAATATTAACCATACTGACCAAACTGAAAAAACTAAGAAAGACAACATGCGTTGTTCGTTTTAAATTGAAAGGCAGCGACTTACTGCTTGTAGAATCTCCTCCCATCTCTGGTTCAGGAGCTGCTTCAGGCCTGCAATATTTTCCAAATGCTTCCTCCTTGGGGATATCGGGGTAAAGGTAGACGAGAGGCGAAACCAGGATGTTGGTTGCATCCATAATCTTGTAGCCCATGATGATGTCAGCAAAAGACATGTTGTTGAGTTGCTGCTTTGTGTAGGGCTCCACTGACTGGATTTGTGTCTTTCCTGTAAACATGGAAGATACCTCAGTGTACGAGCAACAAAAAAAACGTGCTGAGGATACTGTAAGACCGTGAAAATGACCCGAAACACTCACCGCTGATGTCTTTCTCTACCCATGTAAATGTAATGCCTCCCTCCTTGCTGCTCTCACTAAAACGTAACAGGAAGGTGCCAGGAGGTTTGGGGCTGAGAAtggctctctccctctccttacTGATAAAGCCCATGATATACCTGCAGAAAGTCAACAGGAAgtcaaataaacacatgctAAACACTGCatatgaaaacagttttataaGGCAGGCAAGAGATTTGAGTGTAAACAACGAGCAACCTCTCACCCTTCATTCCACAGTGCCAGGATATACTTCTTCACCAGGTCAATAATGTTGTCCAGCCACACCCAGAAGGAGAAACCTTTGCCAACCATGTTCTCCTgcaaagaggaaggaaaaaaataactcACAATGAATGCAACACAATGGCGAGTTAGCAGACTGAATGATGTCTAACTGGTAGGTGAAGTACCTTACAGAACTTGGCCCATGTGATCTGACAGCCAGAGTAGTTCACACAAGGCCCTAGAgagacaatttaaaaaaacattattgcaTATTAGTACATGAAGCTGTGCAAAGTTCGAGGCCTTTGGAGAGTCTGCGGCACATTGTCTCACCTAGTAATTTCTCTGCCAGCGTGGTGAGCTGTTCAATCGTCAGGCCTCTCTTGGTGGTGGAGGAGAACTGCCAGCTTAGCACCTCAGCCACCTGGTCCCATGTCCCCACTGGAGGCTTGGTGAAAAAGTTCACGTTCTGCGCACAGAGACCAAAGCCAGCTAATTTTACAActgttggaaaataaaatttCCTCTGCAGACTGATCaacaacaagagtttaaacATTCTGCCCCAGCAGAGTTCAGCCCCTTTCCACCAGAGGGTGCTCTCCTACCTTTGGGTGGTTTGTGAGCATGTTGTACCACAGAATGGAAGCCCAGGCATTTGGCATCTGGCAAATGTTTGATATTACTACCACAGGCAGGGAATGAGTctatatgaagaaaaaaaaaaatttcagtGTGTTTAGTATACCTTATTGCTGACATTTATTTGATGCACAACAATGCAACAGAGCTCCTTCTCCTATTTCAACCTATTGTGTCATAACAGACCGTCTTCAGGATGTCCTCTCATTAGTACTGCTCTTAGACCTAGAAGGCacacagctgctctcagtgcAAGCTATTTTCGTGTTAAAGGGCTGTCCTTCATTGAGCTACCAACACAGATGCTGCATCCGGAGATCAAGGTTAgatcagcaaaaataaagggTTGATTATAAAAGACTGGTGTGGTAATAATATAATTCTTTGAAATAACATGAACTTATGCAATTTAAGAATTTGATTAACTAGTGCACAGAATAATCCATCTGaacactgcattttttttttttgctaacaATTCCAGAAGCATTGTCTTCAAAACCTGTTGtcttcacaacaaacacataccATCTATGGGAGAAAACACTTTACTTCGCCGCTAAGATAATAATTATTGTGTCACAGATATACAATACATTAGACATGAAAGTTAACTTGACAAACGTGACAATATGACATCAGATTGTCTGCTTattcaaaaaaacatttttcgCCCACAGAGGATtaggagaacaaaaaaaaaaaaactaggcTGTTGAAAAAGGTTTATCTCCAAGTATCAGCTCAGttcttaaattaaaatgattacaGTCTCACTTTGTTAATGACTCATTTGTCTGGTGACTTGGTTTGCTCTGGATATGAAACACCACTGCGTGTTGCTGATTTTTAGTGCTGACTGATAGTTAAAGTGAGAAATGTCTCCTAGACAACACTTACCTCCAGATCTATCTTCAGACCTTGGTGATATACTTCTGTCTCAAAAGTAATAAGATGGAGCTCCTCTGTGACAATCAGAGAGGCCTAgagaaaacaaattcatttaaaCATCTACTCTTTAAAAGCTGTGTATGAATTtacatcaaaagaaaaattgtcaacatgaacaaaacaacattagatTACATACTAATCCACCAGGTGCTGGAAATGGTACTTACGTCACTATTGGTCCGTCCACCGTTACCGCACCTCTGTTCTCTCAGGGTCTATAACAAACAGGATGTCAGTGCTCCAAAGCAGGATTTTAACAGAGAGCATCATTACTGTTATTTCGAGTTTCTATAACTCACCAAGTGTTTAAACTCTGCTGACAGGCTTCCATTGTTGGATTCTTCCATGTTCATAACTTTTGTGTTGGTACCAAGAATGTTAAACTTTCGTGACCTACCAAAAATCAGGAAACGGCAGAAGGTGAGAATCTTTcctaaaataatatttagatatgtatttaaagtaaatcctctgtaaaaaaaaaaagaattaataaCATCTCACCCTCGAATTGCAGCCACATCCCCAGATTCcctggaaaagaaacagaaccGTGAAATTAAAGCGAAGCAGTAACAGCATCATCAAAACAGTGTCTTACTGACCAAGACTCAATGtaaataaagaggaaaataacTCACTTGTCAATGCAAACCTTAATTTTCAGCTGGTAATTGAGTTCAGGAAACTTTACCAGTAACCTGAAAAGtaagataaacaaaaaaacattgtcCACTGAATTCACAAGCATATGTAGTTGAATTTTTCACTGATGTTCAGCATTGCACTGTACCTGACTTTATTTGTGAACTGCACTCCTGTTTTGATGACCAGAGGCCTGTCTGGATGCATGGGCATGCAAGGCTGTCGTTCCACCACAAAAGCACTAGAAGACAGAGCAGATCGAGTTCAGAGACGATTCCCAGAGAAAAAAAGGCCAAAGGTCCACTTAGAAATCATTCTGATCTTTTATCTGCTTCTCAGCACAGTGAGCTGGCAAAGATGTTATCACATGACCTGAATTTGAACATTTGCTCTGAGTCAGATACAGACAAGAGAGATGCGGATAATAGCTCTGCAGTTTTAGTGAAGTGGAACCTTTTGATTCTCTTCACCATAAAGTTGTTCAAAGGTAAAATGAACACTAATAGAGTTCACAGCAACACTAAAAGACTGTCTggacagatacagatacagagcgAGGACGCGTCACATGCAGTACCTCTTCATGAGGTTTCTGAACAAGTGCACGATCTTCTCCTCCAGCGCGGGCCTGTGCTGAATGATGGGATCTCCTTTGTAGGACACTTTCTGCTGAAGCTCCTCCAGCTTCTTGATCTGCTGACGAATCTGGAGCTGGGACTCGGCCAAGGATGTGATCCTGGTTACACAATTAAATCCAGTTCAACTCAAACAATCTGTGGTCAAACATCTTGATCTGATCTGAACTGATCACTAACATGACTGACAACTGATTTTAGgttattcaaattcaaatttgcACTTGTTTACCATGTCTCGAGTCGATCCAGACAGATGTTAGGTGGACCTCCAATACAGGCAATCTGTTGTCTTCTCTTCCAGTCTGCTAGTTCTTCATCTGTCAGGTTCTTCTGCACATAATCCATGGCGGTCAGCAAGCCTCCCATCTCTGTCACGATTTGCTACAAGATAATAAGCAC of Anabas testudineus chromosome 8, fAnaTes1.2, whole genome shotgun sequence contains these proteins:
- the stat3 gene encoding signal transducer and activator of transcription 3 isoform X2 codes for the protein MAQWNQLQQLETRYLEQLYHLYSDSFPMELRQFLAPWIESQDWAYAANKESHATLVFHNLLGEIDQQYSRFLQENNVLYQHNLRRIKQHLQSKYLEKPMDIARIVARCLWEEQRLLQTATSAAQDGQAAHPTGTVVTEKQQILEHNLQDIRKRVQDMEQKMKMLENLQDDFDFNYKTLKSQGELSQDLNGNSQAAATRQKMAQLEQMLSALDQLRRQIVTEMGGLLTAMDYVQKNLTDEELADWKRRQQIACIGGPPNICLDRLETWITSLAESQLQIRQQIKKLEELQQKVSYKGDPIIQHRPALEEKIVHLFRNLMKSAFVVERQPCMPMHPDRPLVIKTGVQFTNKVRLLVKFPELNYQLKIKVCIDKESGDVAAIRGSRKFNILGTNTKVMNMEESNNGSLSAEFKHLTLREQRCGNGGRTNSDASLIVTEELHLITFETEVYHQGLKIDLETHSLPVVVISNICQMPNAWASILWYNMLTNHPKNVNFFTKPPVGTWDQVAEVLSWQFSSTTKRGLTIEQLTTLAEKLLGPCVNYSGCQITWAKFCKENMVGKGFSFWVWLDNIIDLVKKYILALWNEGYIMGFISKERERAILSPKPPGTFLLRFSESSKEGGITFTWVEKDISGKTQIQSVEPYTKQQLNNMSFADIIMGYKIMDATNILVSPLVYLYPDIPKEEAFGKYCRPEAAPEPEMGGDSTSTIQPYLKTKFICVTPTNSGNTSDLFPMSPRTLDSLMHNEAEANPGHLDSLTLDMDVASPM
- the stat3 gene encoding signal transducer and activator of transcription 3 isoform X1 gives rise to the protein MAQWNQLQQLETRYLEQLYHLYSDSFPMELRQFLAPWIESQDWAYAANKESHATLVFHNLLGEIDQQYSRFLQENNVLYQHNLRRIKQHLQSKYLEKPMDIARIVARCLWEEQRLLQTATSAAQDGQAAHPTGTVVTEKQQILEHNLQDIRKRVQDMEQKMKMLENLQDDFDFNYKTLKSQGELSQDLNGNSQAAATRQKMAQLEQMLSALDQLRRQIVTEMGGLLTAMDYVQKNLTDEELADWKRRQQIACIGGPPNICLDRLETWITSLAESQLQIRQQIKKLEELQQKVSYKGDPIIQHRPALEEKIVHLFRNLMKSAFVVERQPCMPMHPDRPLVIKTGVQFTNKVRLLVKFPELNYQLKIKVCIDKESGDVAAIRGSRKFNILGTNTKVMNMEESNNGSLSAEFKHLTLREQRCGNGGRTNSDASLIVTEELHLITFETEVYHQGLKIDLETHSLPVVVISNICQMPNAWASILWYNMLTNHPKNVNFFTKPPVGTWDQVAEVLSWQFSSTTKRGLTIEQLTTLAEKLLGPCVNYSGCQITWAKFCKENMVGKGFSFWVWLDNIIDLVKKYILALWNEGYIMGFISKERERAILSPKPPGTFLLRFSESSKEGGITFTWVEKDISGKTQIQSVEPYTKQQLNNMSFADIIMGYKIMDATNILVSPLVYLYPDIPKEEAFGKYCRPEAAPEPEMGGDSTSTIQPYLKTKFICVTPCPSVFMDLPDSELLGNGFPGTNSGNTSDLFPMSPRTLDSLMHNEAEANPGHLDSLTLDMDVASPM